A single window of Macaca thibetana thibetana isolate TM-01 unplaced genomic scaffold, ASM2454274v1 unplaced_scaffolds2, whole genome shotgun sequence DNA harbors:
- the LOC126947244 gene encoding arsenate-mycothiol transferase ArsC2-like, whose translation MTSKPSVLFVCVHNAGRSQMAAGFLSHLAGDAIEVRSAGSAPADTINSAAVEAMAELGIDISAQTPKILTTDAVQDSDVVITMGCGDTCPIFPGKSYRDWVLDDPAGQGIDAVRPIRDEIKTRVQALITELTAPSVSR comes from the coding sequence ATGACCAGCAAGCCCAGCGTCCTGTTCGTCTGTGTCCACAACGCCGGCCGATCGCAGATGGCCGCCGGATTCCTCAGCCACCTCGCCGGCGACGCCATCGAGGTCCGATCCGCCGGATCCGCACCCGCGGACACCATCAACTCCGCCGCAGTCGAAGCGATGGCCGAACTCGGAATCGACATCTCCGCCCAGACCCCGAAGATCCTCACCACCGACGCCGTCCAGGACTCCGATGTCGTGATCACGATGGGCTGCGGCGACACCTGCCCGATTTTCCCCGGCAAGAGCTACCGCGACTGGGTCCTCGACGATCCCGCCGGCCAAGGCATCGACGCGGTCCGCCCGATCCGCGACGAGATCAAAACCCGCGTCCAAGCCCTGATCACCGAACTCACCGCCCCGTCGGTATCGCGCTGA